In a genomic window of Pseudomonas mohnii:
- the catC gene encoding muconolactone Delta-isomerase produces MLFHVKMTVNLPVDMNPEAASRLKADEKALAQRLQEQGKWRHLWRIAGHYANYSVFDVDSVQELHDLLMQLPLFPYMAIEIDAMCRHPSSIRDDDR; encoded by the coding sequence ATGCTGTTCCACGTAAAAATGACCGTGAACCTGCCGGTCGATATGAATCCGGAAGCAGCCAGCAGACTGAAAGCTGACGAGAAAGCCCTGGCCCAACGCCTGCAAGAGCAAGGCAAGTGGCGTCACCTGTGGCGAATCGCCGGGCACTACGCGAACTACAGCGTGTTCGATGTCGACAGCGTTCAGGAACTACACGACCTGCTCATGCAATTGCCGTTGTTCCCGTACATGGCCATCGAGATCGATGCGATGTGCCGCCATCCTTCTTCCATCCGTGACGATGACCGCTGA